The following are encoded together in the Corticium candelabrum chromosome 1, ooCorCand1.1, whole genome shotgun sequence genome:
- the LOC134192956 gene encoding uncharacterized protein LOC134192956 codes for MLRNKSKLQRKLTQDLASTAITDMIMISSCDREAARLRSLQGKGAGAWINTIPTSQKLALESRDFRLAACMRLGLSMPFKGYIQRCDCGVSLDGSGYHFLTCKWGGGPVWSHESIAAVWADCLRDLHIHHRREPRNRYSNSNDRPDISVFDCGSGSNVDLDISLAHPWSSEIVSSAAHTDGAATLKREEKKLTKYYKQLLPGGESFTIVPLVLEHFGRWGKESECYLQQLSLRSTDDLGRLNRAEFLLQWRQRISVQLQKCNAKVIYRKVEGVLRSGK; via the coding sequence ATGCTACGGAATAAAAgtaaactacaaagaaaactgACACAGGATTTAGCCAGCACTGCCATCACTGACATGATTATGATAAGCTCATGCGATAGAGAGGCAGCAAGACTTCGGtctttgcaaggcaaaggGGCAGGGGCATGGATAAATACGATACCAACTTCGCAGAAGCTCGCACTAGAATCCCgcgattttcgcttggcgGCCTGCATGAGGTTGGGATTGTCTATGCCCTTCAAAGGATATATCCAAAGATGTGATTGCGGTGTCTCCCTTGATGGATCTGGCTATCATTTCTTGACATGTAAATGGGGTGGTGGGCCTGTCTGGTCCCACGAGTCCATAGCTGCAGTGTGGGCAGATTGTTTGAGAGATCTCCATATACACCACCGACGGGAACCTAGAAACAGGTACTCAAACTCAAATGACCGCCCGGATATCTCTGTTTTTGACTGTGGCTCTGGGTCTAATGTGGACCTGGACATCTCACTGGCGCACCCATGGAGCTCTGAAATCGTCAGCAGTGcagcacacacagatggagctgcaacactaaagagagaagagaagaagctgaccaaatattacaaacaactcCTTCCTGGGGGAGAATCGTTCACCATTGTCCCTTTAGtcctggagcattttggaagatggggcaaggaaTCAGAATGTTATCTACAACAATTGTCCCTCAGATCTACAGACGACTTGGGAAGACTGAACAGGGCGGAGTTTTTGCTGCAGTGGAGACAACGCATTTCAGTTcagttgcaaaaatgcaatgcgaaAGTTATCTATCGCAAGGTAGAGGGGGTGCTGAGAAGTGGCAAATAA